A window of the Nibribacter ruber genome harbors these coding sequences:
- a CDS encoding SGNH/GDSL hydrolase family protein, whose translation MKNLLHKLGAVAFLTSSLLFAGCDPEFEEDRTFSAGSLDLSKYVAVGNSLTAGYQDGGLYLEGQRNSYPNILANQFSLVGGGGFTQPLFTEEQKNGSGYLKLTGFSSSGLPTTAPVTTNLAIRGMGADNKTPLYTKFTGEVQNLGVPGIKMVDVTTAGYGYNNPLGFNPFYERLLSDQVAPTGALLPYVNKVESVKATFFTMWLGNNDVLGYATSGGIAAISSETAFQTALDAMVAKLPAQGVIINIPDVTAVPFFTTKATAGIMAQAQAANAKLYITMGDGTVREAKAADYVLLTSTVGTPEAVPGIPQQIPHGFSPFNPLKNQEVLDENEVTAVKTATTSFNAKLRAAATAKNVAFSDMNAYFNAIKAGFSLNGVNYSPAFITGNLFSLDGVHLTPRGYAIVANEIIKAINTKYSSTIPTIDVTLFRAVLIP comes from the coding sequence ATGAAAAATTTATTACATAAACTAGGTGCTGTTGCTTTCCTCACCAGCTCCTTACTATTTGCCGGTTGTGATCCTGAGTTTGAAGAGGACCGTACCTTTAGCGCCGGCTCTCTGGACCTATCTAAGTATGTGGCGGTGGGTAACTCACTTACAGCCGGTTACCAAGACGGTGGCTTGTACCTAGAAGGACAGCGAAACTCTTATCCAAACATTCTGGCTAACCAGTTCTCTCTTGTAGGTGGCGGTGGTTTTACGCAGCCGTTGTTCACAGAAGAGCAGAAGAATGGATCTGGCTATCTTAAACTGACGGGCTTTAGCTCCTCTGGATTGCCAACCACGGCTCCTGTAACCACCAACCTGGCCATACGTGGCATGGGCGCAGACAACAAGACTCCCTTGTACACTAAGTTTACAGGCGAAGTCCAGAACTTAGGCGTTCCCGGCATAAAGATGGTAGACGTCACTACTGCCGGCTATGGCTATAACAACCCACTTGGCTTCAATCCATTTTATGAGCGCCTGCTATCTGATCAAGTTGCTCCAACGGGTGCACTGCTTCCTTATGTAAACAAGGTGGAGTCTGTAAAGGCTACTTTCTTTACTATGTGGTTAGGCAACAATGATGTGTTGGGGTATGCCACCTCTGGCGGAATTGCTGCTATCTCATCTGAGACGGCCTTCCAAACTGCATTAGACGCCATGGTAGCCAAATTGCCGGCGCAGGGTGTCATCATCAATATCCCAGATGTGACAGCCGTTCCATTCTTCACGACTAAGGCTACTGCCGGCATCATGGCTCAAGCGCAAGCTGCCAACGCAAAGTTGTATATTACAATGGGCGATGGCACTGTACGTGAGGCAAAAGCAGCAGATTACGTGCTTCTTACTTCTACAGTAGGTACACCAGAAGCAGTGCCTGGCATTCCGCAGCAGATTCCACATGGCTTTTCTCCATTCAACCCCTTGAAGAACCAAGAGGTATTGGATGAAAACGAAGTAACTGCTGTTAAAACAGCCACTACCTCCTTCAATGCTAAATTGCGCGCGGCGGCTACTGCTAAGAATGTTGCTTTCTCAGACATGAATGCTTACTTCAACGCAATTAAAGCTGGTTTTTCATTGAATGGCGTAAACTATTCACCTGCCTTTATCACGGGTAACCTGTTTTCTTTGGACGGCGTGCACCTTACTCCTAGAGGCTATGCCATTGTAGCCAATGAGATCATTAAGGCCATCAACACCAAATACAGCTCTACCATCCCAACCATTGACGTAACTTTGTTCAGAGCGGTATTAATCCCGTAA
- the polA gene encoding DNA polymerase I codes for MSTPDKRLFLLDAMALIYRAHFAFSKNPRINSKGMNTGAALGFTNTLVDLLNREKPTHIGVCYDAPSKTFRHDNFVEYKANRQAMPEDISIAIPYVKKIVEAFGIPGMMLDGFEADDIIGTLSCKAEKAGFDVFMMTPDKDYYQLVTDHVFVYKPAFLGNAIEVIDKPKVLERWEISDVKQVIDILGLQGDAVDNIPGIPGIGEKTAKTLIQKYGSVENLIAHSHELKGKQKENVENFAEQGLMSKELATIHLDVPIDFDEEGLRYDGPDMDKLAALFDELEFRQLATRVLGTASPAVPKPISNKPTVGKGFKSDKPMGQTSLFDMPADEVMTPEAGAMIEGGGEGYVSTPRKTIDTTLHEYHLLTMPEQRAQLLKYLKLQKEISFDTETTSIDAITARLVGISFCYMPGEAYYIPVPADDYEATLEIVQEFKEILESPSITKIGQNIKYDLVVLQRYGIDVQGPLYDTMLAHYLLEPDMRHNMDLLAETYLHYTPIAIETLLGKGKNQLTMDKLPPLQIYEYACEDADVTLQLKHYFDPLLEKQGLKRLFNDVENPLLRVLGHMEREGVSIDAEALGESSIVLQTSIKEIEQKIFEQAGMEFNIGSPKQLGEVLFDRMQLGGNKIKKTKTGQYATGEEILSKLAFEHEIVALILDHRQLTKLKSTYVDALPQLICKEDDRLHTSYNQAVAATGRLSSTNPNLQNIPIRTEKGREIRKAFVPRDENHVLLSADYSQIELRIMAHFSNDATMKEAFQKGLDIHASTAAKVFHVPVDQVDSDMRRKAKTINFGIIYGISAFGLAERLAIPRREAAEIIEAYFQEFPAVKQYMDSAINEARDQEFVETLLGRRRYLRDINSRNQNIRGYAERNAINAPIQGTAADIIKIAMINIDQWLRDEKLASRMILQVHDELVFDVLKEELSLVQAKVEELMKNAFPLSVPMEVGMGTGDNWLQAH; via the coding sequence ATGAGTACACCAGACAAACGCCTTTTTCTCTTAGACGCCATGGCGCTCATCTACCGCGCCCACTTCGCGTTCAGCAAGAACCCCAGAATCAACTCCAAGGGCATGAACACCGGCGCTGCGCTGGGCTTCACCAACACCTTGGTAGACCTGCTCAACCGCGAAAAGCCCACCCACATTGGGGTTTGCTATGACGCGCCATCCAAGACGTTCCGGCATGACAACTTTGTAGAGTACAAGGCCAATAGGCAGGCCATGCCCGAGGATATTTCCATTGCCATACCGTACGTGAAGAAGATTGTGGAGGCCTTTGGCATACCGGGCATGATGCTGGACGGTTTTGAGGCCGATGACATCATTGGCACGCTTTCCTGTAAGGCAGAAAAGGCTGGGTTTGACGTGTTCATGATGACGCCAGACAAGGACTATTACCAGCTGGTCACTGATCATGTGTTTGTCTACAAGCCGGCATTCTTAGGCAATGCCATTGAGGTCATTGACAAACCCAAAGTGCTGGAGCGCTGGGAAATCAGTGATGTAAAACAAGTCATTGACATTCTAGGCTTGCAGGGCGATGCCGTGGACAACATCCCGGGCATACCGGGCATTGGCGAGAAGACGGCCAAGACGCTTATTCAAAAATACGGCTCGGTAGAGAATCTAATCGCCCATTCGCATGAACTGAAAGGCAAGCAGAAGGAGAACGTGGAGAACTTCGCTGAGCAGGGCTTGATGTCCAAAGAATTGGCCACCATTCACCTGGACGTACCCATTGACTTTGACGAGGAAGGCCTGCGCTATGACGGCCCCGACATGGACAAGCTGGCCGCCCTCTTTGACGAGCTGGAGTTCAGACAACTGGCTACGCGTGTGCTGGGTACCGCCTCGCCGGCCGTTCCCAAGCCCATCTCCAACAAACCCACCGTAGGCAAAGGCTTTAAGTCAGACAAGCCCATGGGGCAGACGTCTCTCTTTGACATGCCCGCTGATGAGGTCATGACGCCTGAGGCAGGGGCTATGATAGAAGGCGGCGGTGAAGGTTATGTGTCTACGCCACGCAAAACCATTGACACCACGCTACATGAGTACCATCTGCTCACCATGCCAGAGCAGCGTGCGCAACTGTTAAAATACCTGAAGCTTCAGAAGGAAATTTCTTTTGACACCGAGACCACCAGCATTGACGCCATCACCGCGCGCCTGGTGGGCATCTCGTTCTGCTACATGCCCGGCGAGGCGTATTACATTCCAGTGCCAGCTGATGACTATGAGGCTACTCTGGAGATTGTGCAGGAGTTCAAGGAGATATTGGAAAGCCCTTCTATTACCAAGATTGGCCAGAACATCAAGTATGACTTGGTAGTCTTGCAGCGCTACGGCATTGACGTGCAAGGCCCACTGTATGATACCATGCTGGCCCACTACCTCCTAGAGCCAGACATGCGCCACAACATGGATTTGCTGGCAGAGACGTATTTACATTACACACCCATCGCGATTGAGACGCTGTTAGGCAAAGGCAAGAACCAGCTGACCATGGACAAGTTGCCGCCGCTCCAAATCTATGAATACGCCTGCGAGGATGCTGACGTCACGCTACAGCTTAAGCATTACTTTGACCCGTTGCTGGAGAAACAGGGCCTTAAGCGTCTCTTCAATGACGTAGAGAACCCACTATTGCGCGTGCTGGGGCACATGGAGCGCGAAGGCGTGAGCATTGACGCCGAAGCTCTGGGTGAGTCTTCTATCGTGTTGCAAACCAGTATCAAGGAAATTGAACAGAAGATTTTTGAGCAAGCGGGCATGGAGTTCAACATCGGCTCACCTAAGCAATTGGGCGAAGTCCTGTTTGACCGCATGCAGCTGGGCGGCAACAAAATTAAGAAAACCAAAACGGGCCAATATGCCACCGGCGAGGAGATACTGTCTAAGCTGGCCTTTGAGCATGAGATTGTCGCGTTGATCCTAGACCATAGACAACTGACCAAGCTCAAGAGCACCTACGTAGACGCGCTTCCGCAATTGATTTGCAAAGAGGATGACCGCCTGCACACGTCCTATAACCAAGCCGTAGCCGCTACCGGCCGTTTGAGTTCTACCAACCCCAACCTGCAGAACATTCCTATTAGGACTGAGAAAGGGCGTGAGATACGCAAAGCCTTCGTGCCGAGAGATGAAAACCACGTATTGCTGTCCGCGGATTATTCGCAGATTGAGTTGAGGATCATGGCGCATTTCAGCAATGACGCCACTATGAAAGAGGCCTTCCAGAAGGGTTTGGATATTCACGCGTCAACGGCGGCCAAGGTGTTCCACGTGCCCGTTGACCAGGTGGACAGTGATATGCGCCGCAAGGCCAAGACCATCAACTTCGGGATTATCTATGGGATTTCTGCGTTTGGTCTGGCCGAGAGATTGGCTATTCCAAGAAGAGAGGCTGCTGAAATTATTGAAGCCTACTTCCAGGAGTTCCCAGCGGTGAAGCAGTACATGGACAGCGCCATCAACGAGGCCCGCGACCAGGAGTTTGTGGAGACGCTGTTAGGCCGTAGACGCTACCTCAGGGACATTAACTCCCGCAACCAGAACATACGGGGCTACGCCGAACGCAACGCCATCAACGCGCCCATCCAAGGCACGGCGGCAGACATCATCAAGATTGCCATGATCAACATTGACCAATGGCTACGGGATGAGAAACTGGCTAGCCGCATGATCTTGCAGGTGCATGATGAATTGGTGTTTGACGTGCTCAAAGAAGAACTGTCACTGGTGCAGGCCAAAGTAGAGGAACTCATGAAAAACGCCTTCCCGCTGAGCGTTCCCATGGAAGTAGGCATGGGCACCGGTGATAACTGGCTGCAGGCGCACTAG
- a CDS encoding ABC transporter permease has product MNVALFIAKRYFFTKKKRNIINIISIIAMIGVGVGTMALIVVLSVFNGLEDLIRSLYGKFDPEIKITSVEGKSFETDAAFLERIKKTPGVVLLTEVIEDNALLRYNDRQMVVKVKGVSDNYYKQNQIDSAIVDGDRLLKRGGQQYALIGRGVQYQLSIRPENPFSPLQFMYPKAGKKVTLNPENAFRQLGIQAGGVFAIERQYDDQYVFVPLDFAQELLGYENKRTSLEVKADTPGNIDKIKNALQEKLGPGFLVQNSEEQHVSLLRAVKVEKLFVFVTFTFVLLIASINIFFSLSMLVLDKQKDIAILASLGADPGTIRKIFLLEGAIVAFTGAVAGLVIGGTICWVQQTFGIVSMGMTTSVVEAYPVLMRVEDFLFTAAAIIVITLLVSIRPARKASSLSIRENL; this is encoded by the coding sequence ATGAACGTTGCCCTTTTTATCGCGAAGCGGTACTTTTTCACCAAGAAGAAGCGCAACATCATCAACATCATTTCCATCATTGCCATGATTGGCGTGGGGGTAGGCACCATGGCCCTCATTGTGGTGCTGTCGGTGTTCAACGGTCTGGAAGATCTGATCAGGAGCCTCTACGGCAAGTTTGACCCCGAAATAAAAATCACCTCTGTGGAAGGAAAGTCGTTTGAAACCGATGCCGCTTTTCTGGAGCGCATCAAGAAAACGCCCGGCGTGGTCCTGCTCACCGAGGTCATAGAAGACAACGCCCTGCTCCGCTACAATGACCGCCAGATGGTGGTCAAGGTGAAGGGCGTAAGCGACAATTACTACAAACAAAACCAGATTGATTCTGCCATTGTAGACGGCGACAGGCTCTTGAAACGGGGCGGACAGCAGTATGCGCTCATTGGACGCGGCGTGCAGTACCAATTGTCCATCAGGCCAGAGAACCCGTTCTCGCCGTTGCAGTTTATGTACCCCAAGGCCGGCAAGAAAGTCACCTTGAATCCAGAGAACGCCTTCAGGCAGTTGGGCATACAGGCGGGCGGCGTTTTTGCCATTGAGCGGCAGTATGATGACCAGTATGTGTTTGTGCCGCTAGACTTTGCGCAGGAACTGCTGGGCTATGAGAACAAGCGCACCTCTCTTGAGGTAAAAGCAGATACCCCCGGCAACATAGACAAAATCAAGAATGCCCTGCAAGAAAAGCTGGGGCCGGGTTTTCTGGTACAGAACAGCGAAGAGCAGCACGTAAGCCTCTTGCGCGCCGTCAAGGTAGAGAAGCTGTTCGTGTTTGTGACCTTCACCTTCGTCTTGCTCATTGCGTCCATCAACATCTTCTTTTCCCTGTCCATGCTGGTGCTGGATAAGCAGAAAGACATTGCCATTCTGGCCTCGCTGGGCGCTGACCCCGGCACCATCCGGAAGATTTTTTTGCTGGAAGGGGCTATTGTCGCTTTTACCGGAGCCGTGGCGGGCCTGGTGATTGGCGGCACCATCTGCTGGGTGCAGCAGACCTTCGGGATTGTGTCTATGGGTATGACCACCTCGGTGGTAGAGGCCTATCCGGTACTCATGCGGGTAGAGGACTTTCTGTTCACCGCCGCCGCCATCATTGTGATCACACTCTTGGTGTCCATCCGTCCGGCCCGCAAAGCGTCTTCCCTTTCCATCAGAGAAAATCTCTAG
- a CDS encoding GNAT family N-acetyltransferase yields the protein MIELVRTDSANPDFAELVFLLDAELHVRDGDDHSFFAQFNKIDTIKEVVVAYHDELPVGCGAIKPFSQDIAEVKRMFVLPEFRGQGIAGRVLEDLEQWAAQLQFNYLILETGKAMPEAIRLYTKNGFEIIPNYGQYANIESSVCMKKPLLPENVLR from the coding sequence ATGATAGAGTTAGTCAGAACAGATTCAGCCAACCCAGACTTTGCAGAACTGGTTTTTCTGCTAGACGCTGAATTGCACGTGCGGGACGGGGACGATCATTCGTTCTTTGCGCAGTTTAACAAGATTGACACCATTAAAGAGGTAGTGGTGGCTTATCATGATGAACTGCCCGTGGGCTGCGGGGCCATTAAGCCCTTCAGCCAAGATATAGCAGAGGTGAAGCGCATGTTTGTGCTGCCAGAATTCAGGGGCCAGGGCATAGCCGGGCGGGTGCTGGAGGACCTGGAGCAGTGGGCCGCCCAGCTTCAGTTCAACTACCTTATTCTGGAAACCGGAAAGGCCATGCCCGAAGCCATCAGGCTCTACACCAAGAACGGCTTTGAGATCATCCCCAACTACGGCCAATATGCCAATATTGAGAGCAGCGTGTGTATGAAAAAGCCGCTGCTGCCTGAAAACGTGCTGCGCTAA
- a CDS encoding class I SAM-dependent methyltransferase, whose amino-acid sequence MQYDPIKRVLGDAFNKTPFLRKLFYNLLDLLLLRTWHIHKELRAWGKGRRQQPLQILDAGSGFGQYSYYLTGMSEKWRVLAVDVKDEQIADCTTFFRKINRNNVTFRIEDLVTYREPQETFDLVLSVDVMEHILEDVEVFKNFYASMRPGGMVLISTPSDQGGSDVHGDDESSFIEEHVRDGYNIQEIQDKLKSAGFSRTEAHYSYGTPGKISWRLSMKYPILMLGASKLFFVLLPFYYVVVYPFCLILNWLDTNSKHATGTGLIVKAWK is encoded by the coding sequence ATGCAGTACGATCCTATCAAGCGCGTTCTAGGGGACGCGTTCAACAAAACCCCATTCCTGCGTAAGCTCTTTTACAACCTGCTGGACTTGCTTTTGCTTAGAACCTGGCACATTCACAAAGAATTGAGAGCCTGGGGCAAAGGCAGACGCCAACAGCCGCTTCAGATTCTGGACGCGGGCTCTGGCTTCGGGCAGTATTCTTATTACTTAACCGGCATGAGCGAGAAATGGCGCGTGCTGGCTGTAGACGTGAAAGACGAGCAGATTGCGGACTGCACCACCTTCTTCCGGAAGATCAACCGAAACAACGTCACCTTTAGAATAGAAGACTTAGTGACCTACCGCGAACCGCAGGAGACCTTTGACCTGGTGCTTTCTGTAGACGTGATGGAGCATATCTTAGAAGACGTGGAGGTATTCAAGAACTTTTACGCCTCTATGCGCCCCGGCGGCATGGTGTTGATTTCTACGCCATCAGACCAAGGAGGATCAGACGTGCACGGAGATGATGAAAGCTCTTTCATTGAAGAACACGTCCGCGACGGCTACAACATCCAGGAGATTCAGGATAAACTAAAGAGCGCGGGCTTCAGCCGCACAGAGGCGCATTACTCCTATGGCACACCGGGTAAGATCTCCTGGCGCCTGAGCATGAAGTACCCCATCTTGATGCTGGGTGCCTCTAAGCTGTTTTTTGTGCTGCTGCCTTTCTACTATGTGGTGGTGTATCCGTTCTGTCTAATCTTAAACTGGCTGGACACCAATTCCAAGCATGCCACCGGCACCGGGCTTATTGTCAAAGCCTGGAAATAA